A window of the Procambarus clarkii isolate CNS0578487 chromosome 77, FALCON_Pclarkii_2.0, whole genome shotgun sequence genome harbors these coding sequences:
- the LOC138357292 gene encoding ubiquitin conjugation factor E4 A-like has protein sequence MLVDTTPTAYGVPGHAKVAAEFLVTLTDSAVMVCSALQLKDSKRSKYSKELVADLGDIYQKISVEERYTYVFQILKRDHAQQFSHLSKQTTDFCFFHYLSVSRQESSEAVPEEFVDSVTQVVMEAPVLLLSSKMVIDESTLVRLLLESASDLFTRHPHVHGSFSRLPHLQADILAWKNTRRALPQ, from the coding sequence ATGTTGGTTGACACAACTCCCACAGCCTATGGGGTTCCCGGACATGCTAAAGTCGCTGCAGAGTTCCTGGTTACTCTCACAGACTCTGCAGTTATGGTGTGCTCTGCATTACAGCTCAAGGACAGTAAACGTTCCAAGTATTCCAAAGAACTCGTCGCTGATTTAGGTGATATTTACCAAAAAATATCTGTAGAGGAAAGATATACATATGTTTTCCAGATTCTAAAACGTGACCATGCACAGCAGTTCTCTCACCTTAGTAAACAGACAACAGATTTCTGCTTTTTCCATTATTTGTCAGTATCGCGTCAGGAATCCTCGGAAGCAGTCCCTGAGGAGTTTGTAGACAGCGTGAcgcaggtggtgatggaggcgccggtgttgctgctgtcgtccaagatggtgatagacgagtcgacgctggtccGCCTACTGCTGGAGTCGGCCTCCGACCTCTTCACGCGCCACCCTCATGTCCACGGCTCCTTCAGTCGTCTGCCCCACCTCCAGGCTGACATTCTGGCCTGGAAAAACACTCGCAGGGCTCTGCCACAATGA